In a single window of the Caloenas nicobarica isolate bCalNic1 chromosome 8, bCalNic1.hap1, whole genome shotgun sequence genome:
- the FAM43A gene encoding protein FAM43A, translating to MLPWKRSKVELVAGEARRQSKPKGYAVSVHYSALTSLARACPESALHRVGSMFRSKRRKFRVTSEDPTYTVLYLGNATTIQSKGEGCTDLAVCKIWSKSEAGRQGTKMKLTISAQGIRMAHAEDKGLRRPGHLYLLHRVTYCVADPRLPRVFAWIYRHELKHKAVMLRCHAVLVSKPEKAKAMALLLYQTSATALAEFRRLKKRDDARHQQQQLVGEQSIPLVPLRKLLNGQCCYKPPVERSRSAPKLGSITEDLLGEEQEERAMHCDCEDILEALGEPEGDLLRAGAGRGESPELGQLLRDLGELSLGNDLRSLRADLRVRRLLSGESTGSESSLESNGPDGAAPPCNGAEQPPPGDPETG from the coding sequence ATGCTGCCCTGGAAGCGGAGCAAGGTGGAGCTGGTGGCGGGCGAGGCGCGGCGGCAGAGCAAGCCCAAGGGGTACGCGGTGAGCGTGCACTACTCGGCGCTCACCTCGCTGGCCCGCGCCTGCCCCGAGAGCGCCCTGCACCGCGTGGGCAGCATGTTCCGCTCCAAGCGGCGGAAATTCCGCGTTACCAGCGAGGACCCCACGTACACCGTGCTCTACCTGGGCAACGCCACCACCATCCAGTCCAAAGGCGAGGGCTGCACCGACCTGGCCGTCTGCAAGATCTGGAGCAAGAGCGAGGCGGGCCGGCAGGGCACCAAGATGAAGCTGACCATCAGCGCGCAGGGCATCCGCATGGCCCACGCCGAGGACAAGGGGCTGCGCCGGCCCGGCCACCTCTACCTGCTGCACCGGGTCACCTACTGCGTGGCCGACCCGCGCCTGCCGCGCGTCTTCGCCTGGATCTACCGCCACGAGCTGAAGCACAAGGCGGTGATGCTGCGCTGCCACGCCGTGCTTGTCTCCAAGCCCGAGAAGGCGAAGGCCATGGCCCTGCTACTCTACCAGACCTCGGCCACGGCGCTGGCCGAGTTCCGCCGGCTGAAAAAGCGGGACGACGCgcggcaccagcagcagcagctggtgggtgAGCAGAGCATCCCGCTGGTGCCGCTGCGCAAGCTGCTCAACGGGCAGTGCTGCTACAAGCCGCCGGTGGAGCGGAGCCGCAGCGCGCccaagctgggctccatcacagaggacctgctgggcgaggagcaggaggagcggGCCATGCACTGCGACTGCGAGGACATCCTGGAGGCGCTGGGCGAGCCCGAGGGCGACCTGCTGCGCGCCGGCGCCGGTCGCGGCGAGAGCCCGGAGCTGGGCCAGCTCCTCCGGGACCTGGGCGAGCTCAGCCTGGGCAACGACCTGCGCTCCCTGCGCGCCGACCTCCGCGTCCGCCGGCTGCTCTCCGGCGAGAGCACGGGCAGCGAGTCCTCCCTGGAGAGCAACGGCCCGGACGGCGCCGCCCCGCCCTGCAACGGCGCCGAGCAGCCGCCCCCCGGCGACCCCGAGACCGGCTGA